A genomic window from Halomonas sp. LR3S48 includes:
- a CDS encoding bifunctional nuclease domain-containing protein, with protein MPLPICWRYLLSLLCGAVLLAEPLAAGARELAAEVDEMVEVEVATVGLAGFGGPPVVLLREPGAREVIPIFIGVSEAGAILRGLVGERSPRPMTHDLLGDVLGGIDATLERVYVDAIVDHTFLGMLELRLPGRDETLLIDSRPSDAIALALFAGASIHVAPKVLEAARNIEYEGLDEQVVVALGISVTPVTDDLREALGLPDRPGVLVSDVRGPAAETGLRPGALLLEVNGEVPHTPLRYLELVRDTAVDEDARLRYWQEGEENELEVTTDVPPPQPVPRLRHDVPGVRT; from the coding sequence ATGCCACTGCCCATATGCTGGCGCTATCTGCTGTCGCTGCTGTGCGGTGCCGTGCTGTTGGCGGAGCCGTTGGCTGCGGGCGCGCGTGAACTCGCCGCCGAAGTCGACGAGATGGTCGAGGTGGAAGTCGCCACGGTGGGGCTGGCCGGCTTCGGTGGTCCGCCGGTGGTGCTATTGCGCGAGCCGGGTGCGCGCGAGGTGATCCCGATCTTCATCGGCGTCAGCGAGGCGGGGGCCATCCTGCGTGGGCTGGTCGGTGAGCGTTCTCCCCGTCCCATGACTCACGACCTGCTGGGCGATGTGCTCGGCGGCATCGACGCCACTCTGGAGCGGGTCTACGTCGATGCGATCGTCGATCACACCTTTCTCGGCATGCTGGAACTGCGCCTGCCGGGGCGTGACGAGACGCTGCTCATCGACAGCCGACCCAGCGATGCCATCGCCTTGGCCCTCTTTGCCGGGGCAAGCATTCACGTGGCCCCCAAGGTGCTCGAGGCGGCTCGGAACATCGAGTACGAAGGATTGGATGAACAGGTGGTCGTGGCGCTGGGCATAAGCGTCACGCCAGTCACCGACGATTTGCGCGAGGCGCTGGGCCTGCCCGACCGCCCCGGGGTGCTGGTCAGCGACGTGCGCGGTCCGGCGGCAGAGACCGGACTACGCCCCGGCGCCTTGCTGCTCGAGGTCAACGGCGAAGTACCCCACACACCGCTGCGCTACCTCGAGCTGGTACGCGACACCGCCGTGGACGAAGACGCCCGGCTGCGTTATTGGCAGGAAGGCGAGGAGAACGAACTGGAAGTCACCACCGATGTTCCCCCGCCGCAGCCCGTGCCGCGGCTGCGGCATGACGTGCCGGGCGTTCGTACCTGA